From the genome of Triticum aestivum cultivar Chinese Spring chromosome 1A, IWGSC CS RefSeq v2.1, whole genome shotgun sequence:
TCTAAGAGTTTGTTTGTATCTGTCTTATTCTACAGTCAATTTTTTCATCATTCCAGTTTCTTGTTATTCAGTTGTGAGCTTGCATTGCGACGGCCTTATTCTCAGTATTTCCACACATCATATTTTTCCTTTACGTGGGATTGAGTACATGTAGATATGGTCATTCAGTTTCATTCAGTCTAGTACCTCAGTTTCTTAGTTCCGCATTATATTTCAGTTGAGCACTTCACCGGTTTCTTTAAAATTTTGCCCATGGAGCCTTGCAGCGCTCATTCATATTGTGGCAACGATTATGAAGGCAGTGCCCATGGAGCCTGTTGATTATTATGTCCTCCAAACACAACAAAACACACGATTGACTTCTAGCGAAGTAAATCCCTTTTGAAAATCACCATGGTGGTGTTGGTGCTCAGCGTATCAGCATAGCCCAGAGCGCATTTCAATGCATTCTGAACCACACTGTTTACCAAAACGAATGAAGAGCAATTGTGTCGAGGAAAAACCCTTGCCCTGCTAGTGCCTAGTTGACGGCATTTTCCAAGACAAGGAAAACATTGCGTGCCATTacattttttttccagaaaatgGAAATGGCGCAGAGCTTTCTAGGTTTCATGTAGCTGACTCAAGCATTTAAGCAAACAGCAACAGAAGTACGCCTATATGCTAAACAGCAATACAGTTCGTGCTCTGACGTTGTCAGGACGAATTCGACATGAGAACCACAGTCAACAAACATGGTAGCTTGCACGATTCACGCTTAAACTGCATAACAATTGACTTCCACCCTTCATGCTTAAACTCCTCAACAGAAACAAAACACAACCTGGTATTAGTAGCTTGGAAGAAGCCGACGGCAGCAGACTAAAGATGATGGGTTTGCCCATTTGCAATTCATCACTATTGAGCGGCACATCAGAGATCAGTGGGTCTTCGATAGCGCCAACAATATGCCACGATCTGAAAAAAAACACCAAGCAGAAAACTCGTAACCAACTGTACATCTCAGAATTTGTAATTTGATGTGCGGCTGTATGTACAACTAGTTCCAGAGGTTACAAGACTGCATTGGACATGTGAGCTTCAGCTATACCAGAAAGTAATTTAATGCATCTTAACGAAAAATGTGAAGCAATGTAAAGTGATAATGCAATACCAACAAGGCTGAATAAATATTAGCAATCTCTTTTTTAACCAAGGTTGACTAAATACTTAGCAATCTCTATTTGAACCAAGGATGCACTTCATGCTTCACCAACTATTTGACCAATCAACAGCAGTAGCAAAAAAGAGACATTTTATTCCAGGGGTAATGTTGCATGTAATAGCACAGAAGAATACCGGACCCGAGTCCACAATTTGAAAATGGCTACAGAAACAAGAGGTGACTTATTTTATGACAGGACATCCCAACATCAATTTCCAAGTTTTTAGTAAAAGTGAAAAACATCCGAGTTCCACACCTGTTAGAATCTATTTACAAATGCTAAACGCTTTGTGGTGAAACTAAGTTCCTTGCCCACCAATTGTTTTTCCAAGAAGTCTGGTACTGCTACCTTTGAAAGACAAGATCAACATTATACTAAAATTTCATGAAAGGGAGACGACATAGATTACACATAATTTCTCTGTTCCAAGTAGCTGAGGCAGGAATTAGGCAAACAGTAGATGAAATATGCCTCACGTATTAATCTGAAATACAACCTTTTGACATTATGACGAGGACGAATTCAACAAGACAACATCAATTAATTGTAAGGACTTGCACAATTTGTAAGTAAACTGCTGAACAGAGAATAAACGACTTCACACTTAATAGTAGCAGCTCTGAAAGAAACCAGCAGCACACTTTGATCAGTTAATCCGTATTAACGATAACAATGTGCCATGATATAAAATATATCATGTACAAAACTCATAACAAACTCCAAGTCAGCATTTTACTTTGGTGAGCTATATGCTAGCACCAGTTCCAATGGTTACAACACTGGGTTTGAGATGTGACCTTCAGCTATGCCACAAAATAAGAGATGGTTATTTATAAGAAAGTCTGACGGAAGGTAACAGGATAGTACGAGACCAACATGTTTGTGAATTGTGTACATATTTAGCAATTCGACCAATGCATGGTCATGGTCCTTCACATGTCAAAATCTCATATCATAAACCACATTATGTTTTCCAGCGTCATATATTAAGTTTTCTCTATCACAGAGAATTGTCCTTGGCAAGATTCATATGTGAATATACATATAACAAACATATATTACTTTCATTACGACTAATTATTCACAAACCACAACCAGCTAAATAAGCAAACATACAGAAGCCGTAACGAAAATGCAAGACAATAGACAAGAAGCAAGGTCTAGCAGCAATACCTGGAGTGTAGAAGCTCATGTAGGGCAGGACGCTAAAGTAGTGTGCGGGCTCGTCAACCTTCCTGACTCGCCCTGACTTGAGCTCTAGAGTGAATAAGCCAGcatctgtgttgatgaagatgacacCCACACCCTCTGCGGAACCAACCACAAATGGTTGGTAATCTGGATCCACGACGGGCACAATTGTCTCCAGCTCGATGCTCCTGCATTTTACCCATTCAGCAGCTGCTTCTGAATTCACCTTCCTTGACCACAGATAAAGAGTAGAACTCTCAGTGCAGGCAAACCCCAGCGAACTGTCCTCCATCACCATGAGAGCAATTGGGCTCCTAGTGTGTGGCGGCGGGTTAATCATGGATAGGCAGTTGTTTGGCAGGTTGTACTTGACGATTTTGTGAGCGGACCGAAGTGTGAAGTAGACTTCATCTCCAATGACAGCTATTCGCCGGGGCATGACATAGGGCAGGTGGTAGAGGTTTTCTGCAATGTCGTCTCGCATGTGCTGGGCGTAGCACTCGCAGGTCGCAGCCATCGTCAAGAGACACTGGCGCACTCCACTCGCCTGTCACCGACGAGTACACGCTCGCCTTAACCTGGCGGCCGGCGTCGTCGGTGGCCAGGAAGGCCACGCGGAAGGGGCCGCCTTGGCAGTCGAGATGCTGGCAGCCATCGGCGGCGCAGAAGACCGCGGCGGTGCAGATGAGCCAGACGATGCCCGGCGCAGGTAGGACGTGCCGGTCGCCCGTGACGGGGTCCGAGACGACGAAGACCAGGCCCTCGTCCTGCACCATGTGGATGAGCACGCGGCCGTGGCGGCAGTCGAGGGGGACGGGGTGCTTGCCCTGGCCGTCGGAGCCCGGGTAGGGGAAGTCCGGCATCGACGTGGTGGAGGTGAAGCGGGGCGCGGGCCTTTCTTGGAGGACCTGGAACCtctggaggaggccgaggaggggagGGGCTCCGTGGAAGGCGCGGTagcggcggcggaaggaggggTCGCAGACGACGCGGAGCCACGACTTGCAGACGAGGGCGGCGCGGAAGAGGTGCTCGGGCTCGGAAGGAGGAAGGAGGTGGAGGACCTCGCCGACGAGCTCGTCCATCAGCTCCGGCCGTGGGGCCATGGTGCGGTCGCCGGAATGGGTGGGGGCCGCCGCCGGGTCGGTGGGTCGGGGAGGAGGCGAAGACGCGAGTGAGACGGCCCATTCTACTTGGTTCGGCTCTGTGGCCTCGCTCAATAGAAAATCATGAGACTTCCTAGTCTGCGGGACCTCCAATACCCCTATTTGCCGCACGATGCAGAAAATTGTCGGGGCTTCGCACAGGGCGCCCGCGACTGGGCCGACCCATTtgatttttattttttctgtttcttttatttttcctttttaatttttttcaagttTACTTTtccttttcaaaaaatgttcatagatataaaaaatatttttaattttttaGATTTGATaaaatttccaaaaaatgttcttgttttcaactTTTGTTTAGAATTTTCGATATTTTTTCAGAAATTCAAAACCTATTTGCTTACTTTAAAAAATGTTCGATATTAAAAAAAGAATTTCAAAAAGTgtttgcattttattttatttttgtaaatTCAAAAAAGTGTTCTCATTTTTGAAATTTACCTACAAATTCAGAAAACGGTCACGTTTTCACAAAAAATCGGAAATTCATAAATTGTTTGgggaattccagaaaatatccgTGTTTTCAAAATATTGTTCGTAATTTCAATTGTTTttcctattttttattttttagtttcttttaaagaaatcacaaattttaaaatgtttagctttcaaaaatatttttgtttTAAGAAAATCACATTTAAAATTGCAAGGAAATGTTTATATCTGTCACAACTTGTAGTTCATATACACCGCGCTACCTATATCGACACCAAAGCTCAGGAACATCCAATGGCAAGCGACGAGGTTCACCACCGGGAGGTGCTAGGTTCGATCCGAGGTCCCGGGCTTTCCCCGCCTTAATCCAAACCAAATAGCTAAATTTCAATCCACGTGCAACAGTCTGCCTAGGATGGCCCGGGTGGCTCGGGCTAATCCACATGGATTAATCCTTGACTAAACAAGGCCCTAAGGACCCTAAACCCGAACCCAGATGCATCGGGCTCGCGCAGAGCTGGCCAAATGGGCCAGCACGACACGACACTCCCTGGGCCGTGCTAATCGTGCCTGGCATGACACGGCCCACACATGCACGTTTACTACATAGGTCGTGTCGTGCCGACCCGCGTGCCTTGCTCCCTGGCACAACACATTTAGTAAATGGGTTGGCCTTGGCGCAACACATTTAGTAAATGGGCTGCCGGCCGTGGCATGTCTGGGCCGCATgctgtttagcctgttgtgctatATTTTTAGGTTTATTGGGTTGTTTTAGGtcatatataataataataataataataataacaggtCGTGCCATGCCGAGCCCGTATGCCTCGCTTCCAGGCCCAGGCACGACCCCTAGCGTGCCGCTTGCTGGACACGACAGAAATCACTAATTAGGGAACACTCTTTGCAAAGTTTATTCCCAACTTCCCAGGTGTGTCACTTGTCGTAACCTGTAATTTTTttttttcgtagatctgtttattcaaaagttttatctcttaaaccgtgagttcaaatcttgaaccgttttcaccgttggattccccgTGTCGAGCTCTACAAAATTAGATTCCATCTTGCTAGGTTTATATAATGATCTATGTAGACCGTTGTCACCTTCCGTATAGTACATAGTACATGTATAGTACTAGATGACAACAGTCTACATCGATTTTGGGAGCGGAAGGTGATAACAGTCTACATGGATTCCAGTAGCGACGATGAGGAGTCCGAGGATGAAGATGCATCGGAGCCGAGCGAATCTGACTACTCCGGTGAGGACTAGAGTACTAGACTCCTTAGCTCAGCTGCCCAAACAGTGTGTGGAATTGGAGTGCAGTGTGACTAGTTTAAGACATTTGGTTAGCTAATCTGATGTGTTGGTGCTTTGCTCAGGTGCATTTCTTGTGCGTCCTATGTTTATGTTAGGTGTGTGTACTGAGATCACAAGAAGGTTTGGAagctatgtgttgtttgcttacagTTTCTCCATGGCTTCTGTTCCTACTTAGTCTGTGAGCTTGTATCGTTGTTCAGTCTATCAATACCGAGAGTTTATTTATATTTGTCTTATTTTACAGTCAATTTTTTCATTATTCAGTTTCTTTTTATTCAGTTGTGAGCTTGCATGGTGACGGCCTTATTCTCAGTATTTTCACATATATCATATTTGAGTATATATAGCTATGGTCATTCAGTTTCACTCAGTCTAGTACCTTATTTTTCTTCACTTTTCAGTTTCCAATCTAGTGCGGCAATGATTATGAAGGCAGTCTATCCTTCATTTTGGAATTGACAAACAAAGCAGCGAACCCAGAGTTAGGGCACTCTTTTCTTTTGCAATGTTGATTTTTCATTTTGGTAGATGATGATTTTCATTTGCACGGTTGGTTTTGCGTCGACAGTAAATTTGAAGTGCAACCAAGCAGTAAATCAGTCACCTACTCACCTCGGCCGATTTTGTACACGATGAAAGGAGACTATCCTTTGCTTTCtatcctaaatataagtatttttagagattttaatataaactacatacagagcaaaattagtgaatctacactctaaactatgtctatatactaCATGTAtccattgaaatctctaaaaagacttatatttagaaacatatGAAGTATAAAGCAGGGCAAGATAATTAGCAGACCTTTTTGACTAGGGCAGGAAAGAGAAGTGCGGGCGCAACAGAAGTCTGACAATAGCCATTTCATGATAGAACGCGGAATCCTCTTCCAAATAATCAAGTGGGAATAAATGAAATGGTAAAAAGTGATTAGCTGTTGTAATCTTGTTGGGCGTTGCCAACTAGACGTGGTTCAAACATTGTATAATTAAACCATTATGCGCCAAACAACTCTACTCTCTATCGTCTCCGACAGCAACCCGACACGATGTACGAACGAAAAAACACTTTCAGAACATAGTTAAAACACAAGCTAGCACAaataaaatcaaaacaaaacaatcAATCGTAAATAATCTACTTGATTCAAAAGAGTTAATCTCACCGGTGCTGTTAGCCTCTCTAGTCTCTATCATGTGTACTGTAGTCCTTCCCTGAAACATTCTTCATTTCAAGAAAGACGCGAAAACATATTGTGATACATTATTAGAGCAACTTCAATGAGGCGACCTATTTCGTCCGCCCGCGTTCGTTTGGGTCGGCacggacaaaagtggcggcccaacgcgccgactcaaacggacgcgcgtccgtttttcgtccgtgGGCGACCCATTCCAGGCTCATTttttagccggatttgcgtcggtgcGGACACGAGATGGACGCCCGCGCGCCTACTCCTTTTCCCGGACCCGCCTGTCGGTGCCAGCCACAACCATTTCCCCCCATTTTCCCAAAAACGCTCCCGCCAGCGCGCGCCCCCCGCCCCCAACCAGCGATGaaggacgccatcgacctcgacctcgacgccgccggcgGCCTCGCCTCCTTCACCTCGTccggcgccgtcgccccctccgggaaaggcaagcctcgtgcccgcgcaagaccgccgcggcgatcaagccgaagaaggcgctgacgcccgaacaacgggcaaggaagtcggccaagaggaagggccggaggcacgccgcagacgcgagggatgaggccgctgccgccg
Proteins encoded in this window:
- the LOC123056131 gene encoding uncharacterized protein, which encodes MAATCECYAQHMRDDIAENLYHLPYVMPRRIAVIGDEVYFTLRSAHKIVKYNLPNNCLSMINPPPHTRSPIALMVMEDSSLGFACTESSTLYLWSRKVNSEAAAEWVKCRSIELETIVPVVDPDYQPFVVGSAEGVGVIFINTDAGLFTLELKSGRVRKVDEPAHYFSVLPYMSFYTPDRGILLALSKTH